Sequence from the Thermus tengchongensis genome:
GCTCCCCTCGGCTCATGGCCACCGCACCGGTGCGCATGACCTCGAGGATCCCATAAGGCCTGAGGGCCTCGATGAAGGAGTCTACCTTTTTGGAGTCCCCGGTGAGCTCCAGGATCAGGCTCTTCTGGGCCACATCCACCACCCGGGCCCGGAAGGCCTCCTGGATGTCCTTCACCGCCAGCCTCTCCTCTACTCCGGCCACGTGCACCTTCACGAGCGCCAGCTCCCGCTCCACGTGGGGCTCGGAGTGGTCGGTCACCTTCAAAACCTCGATCAGGCGGTTCAGCTGCTTCTCCACCTGCTCCAGGGTGTGGTCGTCCCCGGAGACCACCAGGCTGATGCGGGAAAGCCCCGGCACGTGGGTGGTGCCCACCGCCAAGCTCTCCAAGTTGAAGCCCCGGCGGGCGAACAGGCCGGTGATGCGGTTCAGCACCCGGGGGTGGTCCTGGACCAGGACCGAGATCACGTGCCTCACGCCTCCACCTCCTCCCTTTCTGCGGGGTGCTCCAGGATCATGTCCTCCGCGGCACCCCCCGCAGGGATCATGGGGAACACCCCCTCCTCGTGGTAGACCTTGAACTCCGCCACCACGGGGCCATCGGCGGAAAGCACAGCCTCCACCCCCTTCATCAGATCCTCCTTGCGCTCCACCTTGACCCCCTTGATGCCGTAAGCCTCGGCCAGGCGGGCGAAGTCGGGGTTGGAGTCCGCCAGGTAGACCTCGGAGTAGCGCTTGGCGTGGAAGAGGTCCTGCCACTGGCGCACCATGCCCAGGTAGCCGTTATTCAGGATCACCACCTTCACGTCCAGCTTGTACTTCACCAGGGTGGCCAGCTCCTGCAGGGTCATCTGGAAGGAGCCATCCCCGTCGAAGTCGATGACCAACTCCTCGGGGCGGGCCACCTTGGCCCCAATGGCGAAGGGCAGACCCACCCCCATGGTGCCGAGGCCCCCGCTGGTGATGAAGCTCCTGGGCCGGGACACGGGGAAGAACTGGGCGGCAAACATCTGGTGCTGCCCCACCCCGGTGGTGACGATGGCCTGTCCCCCCGTGGCCTCGTGGAAGGCCCGGATCACCTCCTGGCTCTGCAGGTGGGGCCGGGGCTTCCAGCGCAAGGGGTAACGGGTGCGCCACTCCTCCAGCTCCCGCCACCAAGCGGCCAGCTTGAGGGGCTTAGCCCCCTTCAAGAGCTCCCGGAGAACCAGCTTGGCATCCCCCACGATGGGCACGTGGG
This genomic interval carries:
- the ilvN gene encoding acetolactate synthase small subunit; protein product: MRHVISVLVQDHPRVLNRITGLFARRGFNLESLAVGTTHVPGLSRISLVVSGDDHTLEQVEKQLNRLIEVLKVTDHSEPHVERELALVKVHVAGVEERLAVKDIQEAFRARVVDVAQKSLILELTGDSKKVDSFIEALRPYGILEVMRTGAVAMSRGERTLKVREKREAV